From Actinoplanes oblitus, a single genomic window includes:
- a CDS encoding glycoside hydrolase family 3 protein encodes MRTRPVALLALAALSVTLLAAPANASSPIDSIVARMTLPEKVGQLFTTYVYGNDATAASPDNRRLYGVDTPAEVVKKYHLGGVIYFAWTNSLQNIRQITTLSNGLQAAAEGVPLTIATDQEHGVVSRMPAPATQFPGGMALGAGRDPIGAFRTGQVTGQELRAVGINQAWAPDADVNVNPANPVIGVRSFGSDPGLVATMTASQILGLQLGANTSAAAKHFPGHGDTATDSHTGLPVITHTRAEWERIDAPPFKAAVAAGVDAIMSAHIVVPALDPSGDPATLSQPIITGLLREELGYRGVIVTDSLEMAGVRERYGDDRVPVLALKAGVDMLLMPPNFDVAYHAVLDAVASGELTEGRIDQSVRRILALKQKRGLLTWTPLDPAAAEASVGSAAHLTIAQSVTDRSVTAIRNDAGLLPYPATGKSILVTGASAVTSLATALHATPLVTASTDEAVAAARDHDLTVVLTNNVSAGSAQQALVKALIATGRPIVVVAVRNPYDLTRFPEAATYLATYSTTAVSMRSLAKVITGGSAPRGKLPVEIPGLYPYGHGLTWSVT; translated from the coding sequence ATGCGAACGCGTCCTGTCGCTCTTCTCGCCCTCGCGGCCCTCAGCGTCACGCTCCTGGCCGCGCCGGCGAACGCATCGTCTCCGATCGATTCCATAGTGGCCCGGATGACGCTCCCGGAGAAGGTCGGTCAGCTTTTCACCACCTACGTCTACGGAAACGACGCCACCGCGGCGTCCCCCGACAACCGTCGTCTCTACGGCGTCGACACACCGGCCGAAGTGGTCAAGAAGTACCACCTGGGTGGAGTCATCTACTTCGCCTGGACGAACAGCCTGCAGAACATCCGCCAGATCACTACCCTCAGCAACGGACTACAGGCCGCCGCCGAGGGCGTGCCCCTCACCATCGCCACCGATCAGGAGCACGGCGTGGTCTCGCGGATGCCGGCTCCGGCCACCCAGTTCCCGGGCGGGATGGCGCTCGGCGCCGGCCGCGACCCGATCGGCGCGTTCCGCACCGGCCAGGTCACCGGCCAGGAGCTGCGCGCCGTCGGGATCAACCAGGCCTGGGCGCCGGACGCCGACGTCAACGTGAACCCGGCCAACCCGGTGATCGGTGTCCGCTCCTTCGGCAGCGACCCCGGCCTGGTCGCGACGATGACCGCGAGCCAGATCCTCGGCCTCCAGCTGGGCGCGAACACCTCGGCGGCCGCCAAGCACTTCCCCGGCCACGGCGACACCGCGACCGACAGTCACACCGGGCTGCCGGTGATCACCCACACCCGCGCCGAGTGGGAGCGGATCGACGCGCCACCGTTCAAGGCCGCCGTCGCCGCCGGCGTCGACGCCATCATGAGCGCGCACATCGTGGTGCCGGCACTCGACCCGTCCGGCGATCCGGCCACCCTGTCCCAGCCGATCATCACCGGACTGCTGCGTGAGGAGCTCGGCTACCGCGGGGTGATCGTCACCGACTCCCTGGAGATGGCCGGGGTCCGGGAGAGGTACGGCGACGACCGGGTGCCGGTGCTGGCGCTCAAGGCCGGCGTGGACATGCTGCTGATGCCGCCGAACTTCGACGTGGCGTACCACGCGGTGCTCGACGCGGTGGCCTCCGGGGAGCTGACCGAGGGGCGGATCGACCAGTCCGTACGCCGGATCCTGGCGCTCAAGCAGAAACGCGGCCTGCTCACCTGGACCCCGCTGGACCCGGCCGCCGCCGAGGCGTCGGTGGGATCGGCGGCGCACCTGACCATCGCTCAGTCCGTTACCGATCGGAGCGTCACCGCGATCCGCAACGACGCGGGGCTGCTCCCCTACCCCGCCACCGGCAAGTCGATACTGGTCACCGGCGCGAGCGCGGTCACCTCGCTGGCCACCGCGCTGCACGCCACGCCGCTGGTCACCGCCAGCACCGACGAGGCGGTGGCGGCGGCGCGGGACCACGACCTGACGGTGGTGCTCACCAACAACGTGAGCGCGGGATCCGCCCAGCAGGCCCTGGTCAAAGCCCTGATCGCGACCGGCCGGCCGATCGTCGTGGTGGCCGTCCGCAACCCCTACGACCTCACCAGGTTCCCCGAGGCCGCCACCTATCTGGCCACCTACAGCACCACAGCGGTGTCCATGCGGTCCCTTGCCAAGGTCATCACCGGCGGGTCCGCCCCGCGCGGCAAGCTGCCGGTCGAGATTCCCGGCCTCTATCCGTACGGCCACGGCCTGACCTGGAGCGTCACGTGA
- a CDS encoding exo-beta-N-acetylmuramidase NamZ family protein, producing MNRRGFLAGGAALASGAAKPGLFPHLPVRTGMDRLAADGWAAVRGERIGVVANPTAVDREYRHLVDRMHADGVTIGGVFGPEHGFRGSAQAGGSEGTGIDARTGLTVYDAYLASPEKWVRMFTAAGVRTVVFDIQDVGARFYTYIYTLYDSMAAAARLGLRYVVLDRPNPIGGRAYGPMMTDGYTSGVGRLAIVQQHGMTVGELARFYNGEFLTDPVDLEVITCTGWTGRLRAGDTDLPWVLPSPNMPTPDTAVVYPGTGMFEGVSSLSEGRGTTRPFELIGGPGFDYRWGDRVAALNLPGVAFREAYFTPTFNKFAGQLCAGVEVKVTDQASFDPIRTAVGMLVEARKEAAFSWRVDGGTRYWIDLLTGSARLRTMIDAGATTGEVTGAWATELAAFGRQRLPYLLYSRFGS from the coding sequence GTGAACCGCAGAGGGTTCCTGGCCGGCGGCGCCGCCCTGGCGTCCGGCGCCGCCAAGCCCGGCCTCTTCCCTCACCTCCCGGTCAGGACCGGGATGGATCGCCTCGCCGCGGACGGCTGGGCCGCCGTCCGGGGTGAGCGGATCGGCGTGGTCGCCAACCCGACCGCCGTCGACCGCGAATACCGGCACCTGGTCGACCGGATGCACGCCGACGGCGTCACCATCGGCGGGGTCTTCGGCCCGGAGCACGGTTTCCGCGGCTCGGCCCAGGCCGGCGGCAGCGAGGGCACCGGCATCGACGCCCGCACCGGCCTGACCGTCTACGACGCCTACCTGGCGTCGCCGGAGAAGTGGGTGCGGATGTTCACCGCCGCCGGGGTGCGCACCGTGGTCTTCGACATCCAGGACGTCGGCGCCCGCTTCTACACCTACATCTACACGCTGTACGACTCGATGGCCGCCGCCGCCCGGCTCGGCCTGCGCTACGTGGTGCTGGACCGGCCCAACCCGATCGGCGGCCGGGCGTACGGGCCGATGATGACCGACGGCTACACCTCCGGGGTGGGCCGGCTCGCCATCGTGCAGCAGCACGGGATGACCGTCGGCGAGCTGGCCCGGTTCTACAACGGCGAGTTCCTGACCGACCCGGTGGACCTCGAGGTGATCACCTGCACCGGGTGGACCGGGCGGCTGCGGGCCGGCGACACCGACCTGCCGTGGGTGCTGCCCAGTCCCAACATGCCCACCCCGGACACCGCTGTGGTCTACCCCGGCACCGGCATGTTCGAGGGGGTGTCGTCGCTCTCCGAGGGGCGCGGCACCACCCGGCCGTTCGAGCTGATCGGCGGGCCGGGCTTCGACTACCGCTGGGGCGACCGGGTGGCGGCGCTGAACCTGCCGGGGGTGGCGTTCCGGGAGGCGTACTTCACGCCGACGTTCAACAAGTTCGCCGGCCAGCTGTGCGCCGGCGTCGAGGTGAAGGTGACCGACCAGGCGTCCTTCGATCCGATCCGGACCGCGGTCGGGATGCTGGTCGAGGCGCGCAAGGAGGCCGCGTTCTCCTGGCGGGTGGACGGCGGCACCAGGTACTGGATCGACCTGCTCACCGGGTCGGCGCGGCTGCGCACGATGATCGACGCGGGCGCGACGACCGGCGAGGTGACCGGCGCCTGGGCCACCGAGCTGGCCGCGTTCGGCAGGCAACGGCTGCCGTATCTGCTCTACTCCCGGTTCGGGTCATGA
- a CDS encoding serine hydrolase domain-containing protein yields MIRLVLSVVAGLVTGLPTVTPADIHFRHDVLRPGTAGQAGLLADQVAALPGIAASYLEPTLDHPGHPAYAGATVLAAHHGIVVSRFAVGDAVRYGAGPTGIVELPAERRIPARTDTLWDLASISKLFTTIVVLQQVQAGRVDLDAPVARYVPEFAAGGKAAITTRHLLTHTSGLPAFRPFYASYPTPETRLAAALSTPVTAGTTPGEQYVYSDIGLISLGVLIERVTGESLADAVHDGVTGPLRMRDTGYRPAPELLDRIAATEYEPYVNRGMVRGEVHDENAWSLGGVAGHAGVFSTVDDLAILCQTLLDGGTYRGHRILSTPMVRQALVDYNAELLPRYPDSARGLGFELAKHWYMDGMTSPVSFGHTGFTGTSLVIDPLDQSFLILLSNRVHPDRAWGSNNVARRALARAFAAAHPIAAPPGDRPWRTETRDGADLTLTAPLRRAAGEQARGSFLFWYDTEPAHDTVRLESSADGVSWAPVPMTLPGIEPLAQISGFGGRHWWPATISVPAGVTRLRFTYHTDASSQGRGVLVDRLRVVEPGAILVDGRTTLAADGWHLTAGS; encoded by the coding sequence ATGATCAGACTAGTGCTCAGCGTGGTCGCCGGTCTCGTCACCGGCCTGCCCACGGTCACCCCGGCCGACATCCACTTCCGCCACGACGTGCTGCGCCCCGGCACCGCCGGCCAGGCCGGCCTGCTCGCCGACCAGGTCGCGGCGCTGCCCGGCATCGCCGCGTCGTACCTGGAGCCGACCCTCGACCACCCCGGGCACCCCGCCTACGCGGGGGCCACCGTGCTCGCCGCCCACCACGGCATCGTGGTGTCCCGGTTCGCTGTCGGCGACGCGGTGCGCTACGGCGCCGGCCCCACCGGGATCGTCGAGCTGCCGGCCGAGCGGCGCATCCCGGCCCGTACCGACACGCTGTGGGACCTCGCCTCGATCTCCAAGCTGTTCACCACCATCGTGGTGCTCCAGCAGGTGCAGGCCGGCCGGGTGGACCTGGACGCGCCGGTCGCCAGGTACGTTCCGGAGTTCGCGGCCGGCGGCAAGGCGGCGATCACCACCCGGCATCTGCTCACCCACACCTCCGGCCTGCCCGCCTTCCGGCCGTTCTACGCCAGCTATCCGACGCCCGAGACCCGGCTCGCCGCGGCGCTCAGCACGCCGGTCACCGCCGGGACCACACCCGGTGAGCAGTACGTCTACTCCGACATCGGGCTGATCTCGCTCGGCGTGCTGATCGAGCGGGTCACCGGCGAGAGCCTGGCCGACGCGGTGCACGACGGCGTGACCGGGCCGCTGCGGATGCGCGACACCGGCTACCGGCCGGCCCCGGAGCTGCTCGACCGGATCGCCGCCACGGAGTACGAGCCGTACGTGAACCGGGGGATGGTCCGGGGCGAGGTGCACGACGAGAACGCCTGGTCGCTCGGCGGGGTGGCCGGGCACGCCGGAGTCTTCTCCACCGTCGACGACCTGGCGATCCTCTGCCAGACGCTGCTCGACGGCGGCACCTACCGCGGGCACCGGATCCTGTCCACGCCGATGGTCCGGCAGGCGTTGGTCGACTACAACGCCGAGTTGCTGCCGCGGTACCCGGACAGCGCCCGCGGCCTCGGCTTCGAGCTGGCCAAACACTGGTACATGGACGGGATGACCTCGCCGGTCAGCTTCGGGCACACCGGCTTCACCGGCACGTCCCTGGTGATCGACCCGCTCGACCAGTCGTTCCTGATCCTGCTCAGCAACCGGGTGCACCCCGACCGCGCCTGGGGCAGCAACAACGTGGCCCGGCGCGCGCTGGCCCGGGCCTTCGCCGCCGCCCACCCGATCGCGGCGCCACCCGGCGACCGTCCGTGGCGCACCGAGACGCGCGACGGCGCCGACCTGACGCTGACCGCGCCGCTGCGGCGCGCGGCGGGCGAGCAGGCGCGAGGTTCGTTCCTGTTCTGGTACGACACGGAGCCGGCGCACGACACGGTCCGGCTGGAGTCCTCGGCGGACGGGGTGAGCTGGGCGCCCGTACCGATGACTCTGCCGGGGATCGAGCCGCTGGCGCAGATCTCCGGGTTCGGCGGCCGGCACTGGTGGCCGGCCACCATCAGCGTCCCGGCCGGCGTCACGCGACTGCGCTTCACCTATCACACCGACGCCAGCTCGCAGGGCCGCGGCGTCCTGGTCGACCGTCTCCGGGTGGTCGAACCCGGAGCGATCCTCGTCGACGGCCGGACCACCCTCGCCGCCGACGGTTGGCACCTCACAGCTGGGAGTTGA
- a CDS encoding sensor histidine kinase, translating to MSRRRQLIQAALFAVAAFDVWFGLGHDKALDISIGAVACLAVLFRHRFPVVAFLLTVPAVLTQAALVAPFATLYSYSAQSRNRRPLICCAVVAALAAAVPSPLADDPVWDSGNLVTFGYALGTAVLPILLGQLVQTRYDLRQRIVEIEQAKEKERVRHAEAVLARERAQLAREMHDVVSHQVSLIAVQAGALQVVSADPAVKEAARNIRRLSSGTLDELRTMVTLLRASSEGHTPLTPQPTLADLPALIEASGIKVEFEGDLDTEAGTPAQRALYRTVQEALTNVRKHAPDAAARVELWRDDAYVGVTVTNSPPSRPALPLPGGHLGLIGLRERAELLHGTVESGPTEEGGFRVRMRLPLSGDVVQQP from the coding sequence GTGAGCCGCCGGCGGCAGCTGATCCAGGCGGCCCTGTTCGCGGTGGCCGCCTTCGACGTCTGGTTCGGCCTCGGTCACGACAAGGCACTGGACATCAGCATCGGCGCGGTGGCCTGCCTCGCGGTCCTCTTCCGCCATCGGTTCCCGGTGGTGGCGTTCCTGCTCACGGTGCCCGCGGTGCTGACCCAGGCGGCTCTGGTCGCGCCGTTCGCCACGCTCTACAGCTACTCGGCGCAGTCCCGCAACCGGCGGCCGCTGATCTGCTGCGCGGTGGTGGCGGCACTGGCGGCCGCGGTGCCGTCGCCGCTGGCCGACGACCCGGTGTGGGACAGCGGGAACCTGGTCACCTTCGGCTACGCGCTGGGCACCGCGGTGCTGCCGATCCTGCTCGGCCAGCTCGTGCAGACCCGTTACGACCTGCGGCAACGGATCGTGGAGATCGAGCAGGCGAAGGAGAAGGAACGGGTCAGGCACGCCGAGGCGGTGCTGGCACGGGAGCGCGCGCAGCTGGCCCGGGAGATGCACGACGTGGTGTCGCACCAGGTCAGTCTGATCGCGGTGCAGGCCGGCGCGCTGCAGGTGGTGTCGGCGGATCCGGCGGTGAAGGAGGCGGCCCGCAACATCCGGCGGCTGAGCTCGGGGACCCTCGACGAGTTGCGGACCATGGTCACCCTGCTGCGCGCCTCCAGCGAGGGGCACACGCCGCTCACCCCGCAGCCCACGCTCGCCGACCTGCCCGCGCTGATCGAGGCTAGCGGGATCAAGGTGGAGTTCGAGGGCGACCTCGACACGGAGGCCGGGACTCCCGCGCAACGGGCGCTTTACCGTACGGTGCAGGAGGCGCTGACCAACGTACGCAAGCACGCCCCGGATGCCGCGGCGAGAGTCGAACTGTGGCGCGACGACGCGTACGTCGGCGTCACCGTGACCAACAGCCCGCCGTCCCGGCCGGCGCTGCCGCTCCCCGGCGGCCACCTGGGCTTGATCGGTCTGCGCGAACGCGCCGAACTGCTGCACGGGACCGTCGAGTCGGGTCCCACCGAGGAGGGCGGGTTCCGGGTGCGGATGCGGCTGCCGCTATCCGGCGACGTGGTCCAGCAGCCGTAA
- a CDS encoding MurR/RpiR family transcriptional regulator, whose product MTGRKRSLPPAPPSAETVVRARGLLPSLSPAEQRVAQVIIDEADTASRLTITDLAERAGSSETTVIRFCRAMGFAGYSELRLTLAAEAGAGQAGRALTDPPVGSDISETDDLAQVVKKIAFADARAVEETASQIDVAVLEQVVGLVAGARRVDIYGVGASAFVALDFQQKLHRIGRIAYAWSDTHLALTSAALLDERDVAFGISHTGTTSDTIDAFAEAGRHGAKLVALTNFPKSPITRVADLVLTTAARETTFRSGAMASRLAQLTVIDCVFVGVAQRTYQQTRAALDATYTAVRGRRIDTERRRGATAPDERGGRG is encoded by the coding sequence ATGACTGGCCGAAAGCGCAGCCTGCCACCCGCCCCACCCTCGGCCGAAACTGTGGTTCGCGCCCGCGGCCTGCTGCCGTCGCTCTCGCCGGCCGAGCAACGCGTCGCCCAGGTGATCATCGACGAGGCGGACACCGCGTCCCGGCTCACCATCACCGACCTGGCCGAGCGGGCCGGTTCCAGCGAGACCACGGTGATCCGGTTCTGCCGGGCGATGGGCTTCGCCGGCTATTCCGAGCTGCGGCTCACCCTGGCCGCCGAGGCCGGCGCCGGGCAGGCCGGGCGCGCACTCACCGACCCGCCGGTGGGCAGCGACATCAGCGAGACCGACGACCTGGCCCAGGTGGTCAAGAAGATCGCCTTCGCGGATGCCCGGGCCGTCGAGGAGACCGCCTCGCAGATCGACGTCGCGGTCCTGGAGCAGGTGGTCGGCCTGGTCGCCGGGGCCCGCCGGGTGGACATCTACGGGGTCGGCGCCAGCGCCTTCGTGGCGCTCGACTTCCAGCAGAAACTGCACCGGATCGGCCGGATCGCCTACGCCTGGAGCGACACCCACCTGGCCCTGACCAGCGCCGCCCTGCTGGACGAGCGGGACGTGGCGTTCGGCATCTCGCACACCGGCACCACCAGCGACACCATCGACGCGTTCGCCGAGGCCGGCCGGCACGGCGCCAAGCTGGTCGCGCTGACGAACTTCCCGAAGTCACCGATCACCCGGGTCGCCGACCTGGTGCTGACCACCGCGGCACGGGAGACCACGTTCCGGTCCGGCGCGATGGCCAGCCGGCTCGCCCAGCTCACCGTGATCGACTGCGTGTTCGTGGGCGTCGCGCAGCGCACCTACCAGCAGACCCGCGCGGCGCTCGACGCCACCTACACCGCGGTGCGGGGCAGACGGATCGACACCGAGCGCAGACGCGGCGCCACCGCGCCGGACGAGCGCGGCGGTCGCGGGTGA
- a CDS encoding N-acetylglucosamine kinase → MSAMVMGVDAGATTTRCVVATLDGVVVGRGTAGGANANSSGGEMSAALGLALAAALGTVDRTAVLGGILGAAGSAGAGRERFRAAARQAWQDAGLRGEMDTVTDLEVAFAAGSAEPDGVLLLAGTGALAARFWGGVLDRRCDGYGWLLGDEGSAVWIGIRALRAGLAALDGRGEATVLREVLPAYFSIEADRNEDVAQALLARAFAVPPAELGRLAPLTGEAAERGDPVATAICARAAEKLLHTYDTIGPARNTVIAGSVLLNPGPVSRAVRAGLLARTATPPRPALDGAAGAAALAIGRLTGAPVPPVMHARLTGSTHDPNRE, encoded by the coding sequence ATGAGCGCGATGGTGATGGGAGTCGATGCGGGTGCCACGACCACGCGATGTGTGGTCGCCACCCTCGACGGCGTCGTGGTCGGCCGGGGTACGGCCGGGGGCGCGAACGCCAACAGCAGCGGCGGGGAGATGAGCGCGGCCCTCGGGTTGGCGCTGGCCGCGGCATTGGGCACGGTTGATCGTACGGCGGTGCTCGGCGGGATCCTCGGGGCGGCCGGGTCGGCGGGCGCCGGCCGGGAGAGGTTCCGGGCGGCCGCACGGCAAGCATGGCAGGACGCCGGGCTGCGTGGCGAGATGGACACGGTGACCGACCTGGAGGTGGCGTTCGCGGCCGGCTCGGCGGAGCCGGACGGCGTGTTGCTGCTCGCCGGCACCGGGGCGCTGGCGGCGCGCTTCTGGGGCGGCGTTCTGGACCGCCGCTGTGACGGGTACGGGTGGCTGCTCGGCGACGAGGGGTCGGCGGTGTGGATCGGCATCCGGGCACTCCGGGCCGGGCTGGCCGCGCTCGACGGGCGCGGCGAGGCGACCGTGCTCCGCGAGGTCCTGCCGGCCTATTTCTCGATCGAGGCCGACCGGAACGAGGACGTGGCCCAAGCGCTGCTGGCCCGGGCATTCGCGGTGCCACCCGCCGAGCTGGGCCGGCTCGCACCGCTGACCGGCGAGGCCGCCGAGCGGGGCGATCCGGTCGCCACCGCGATCTGTGCCCGGGCCGCGGAGAAGCTGCTGCACACCTACGACACCATCGGGCCGGCGAGGAACACCGTCATCGCCGGCTCCGTGCTGCTCAACCCCGGCCCGGTGAGCCGGGCGGTGCGCGCCGGACTGCTGGCACGCACCGCCACCCCGCCCCGGCCGGCGCTCGACGGCGCCGCCGGGGCTGCCGCGCTGGCCATCGGACGGCTCACCGGCGCCCCCGTGCCCCCGGTGATGCACGCCCGGCTGACCGGCTCCACTCATGACCCGAACCGGGAGTAG
- a CDS encoding response regulator, with protein sequence MTIRVMVVDDEDVVRSGLRMILGAAADIEVVAATSGSGAVDAVVEHRPDVVLLDIRMPDVDGLTVLAELRSLPEPPAIAMLTTFDADEYVMTALRNGAAGFLLKDTDPEDMANLVRTLASGGVVLSPTAYRTMWRTLDDDR encoded by the coding sequence ATGACAATTCGCGTGATGGTGGTCGACGACGAGGACGTGGTGCGGTCCGGGCTGCGGATGATCCTCGGCGCGGCGGCCGACATCGAGGTCGTCGCGGCGACCAGCGGGAGTGGCGCGGTCGACGCGGTCGTCGAGCACCGCCCCGATGTCGTGCTGCTCGACATCCGGATGCCGGACGTGGACGGCCTGACCGTGCTGGCGGAGCTGCGGAGCCTGCCCGAGCCGCCGGCCATCGCGATGCTGACCACCTTCGACGCCGACGAGTACGTGATGACCGCGCTGCGCAACGGCGCCGCCGGTTTCCTGCTCAAGGACACCGACCCGGAGGACATGGCGAATCTGGTCCGCACCCTGGCCTCCGGTGGCGTGGTGCTGTCGCCGACCGCCTACCGGACCATGTGGCGCACCCTGGACGACGACCGGTGA
- the murQ gene encoding N-acetylmuramic acid 6-phosphate etherase, producing MDEVPLSRTEQRNPRSAAIDRMPTMELLHLINAEDRQVPIAVAGVLPELAAAVDLAVAALAAGHRVHYFGAGTSGRIAVLDAAELIPTFGLEPGRVVAHIAGGPRALTLPAEAAEDDETAGTAAAGDVVAGDVVVGVTASGRTPYVKAALGEARSRGARTVLVSANPASPIAAGVDVHVAPDTGPEVLTGSTRMKAGTAQKLVLNAFSTATMVRLGRTYSNLMTDMLASNAKLRDRQLRILAEATGADRDSCREALLASGGDAKVAVVTLIAGTTAELAGRALAETEGHVHRALRLLDHVAG from the coding sequence GTGGACGAGGTGCCGCTCTCGCGCACCGAGCAGCGCAACCCACGCAGCGCCGCGATCGACCGGATGCCCACCATGGAACTGCTCCACCTGATCAACGCCGAGGACCGGCAGGTGCCGATAGCGGTCGCCGGCGTGCTGCCCGAGCTGGCCGCCGCCGTCGACCTGGCGGTGGCCGCGCTGGCCGCCGGCCACCGGGTGCACTACTTCGGGGCGGGCACCTCGGGACGCATCGCGGTGCTGGACGCGGCCGAGCTGATCCCGACGTTCGGGCTGGAGCCGGGGCGGGTGGTGGCGCACATCGCGGGCGGGCCACGGGCCCTGACCCTGCCGGCGGAGGCCGCCGAGGACGACGAGACAGCCGGCACGGCGGCGGCCGGCGACGTGGTGGCCGGGGACGTGGTGGTCGGGGTCACAGCGAGCGGGCGGACGCCGTACGTCAAAGCCGCTCTCGGCGAAGCGCGGTCGCGCGGCGCGCGGACCGTCCTGGTCTCGGCGAACCCGGCGTCCCCGATCGCGGCCGGCGTCGACGTGCACGTCGCTCCGGACACCGGGCCGGAGGTGCTCACCGGGTCCACCCGGATGAAGGCCGGGACGGCGCAGAAACTCGTGCTCAACGCGTTCTCCACGGCGACCATGGTGCGGCTCGGCCGGACCTACTCGAACCTGATGACCGACATGCTGGCCAGCAACGCCAAGCTGCGCGACCGGCAACTGCGGATCCTGGCCGAGGCGACCGGCGCCGACCGGGACAGCTGCCGGGAGGCGTTGCTGGCCTCCGGCGGCGATGCCAAGGTCGCGGTGGTCACGCTGATCGCCGGCACCACTGCGGAACTCGCCGGGCGCGCCCTGGCCGAGACCGAGGGCCACGTGCACCGGGCGTTACGGCTGCTGGACCACGTCGCCGGATAG
- the ngcE gene encoding N-acetylglucosamine/diacetylchitobiose ABC transporter substrate-binding protein: protein MTSGISRRGLLRGAAGVAAAGTIGGCAMGGDDAKDTGTGAKGEVSAANPLGVKDDAPLEVVIFNGGFGEEYAKAHEAMYRERYPKAEIKHSATQQIAETLQPRFVAGDPPDVVDNSGGSQIDFNGLVSQGALTDLGALLDAPSLDDPSTKVRDTLLPGIVDVGSYDGKFLALNYTYSAYGIWYSRKLFQAKGWEYPRTWPEMIALCKKIKAAGIAPWAYTGVHARYMSWPILTAAAKLGGLEVIKAIDNLEPGAWKSDAVRAAAEAYYQLAVDGFLQPGAEGMDHIQAQTEWARGHAAFISCGSWLENEMKAVTPPGFDMAVAPTPSLTTGDKMSYAAFRGTGGEPFIVPAKGKNVRGGMEYLRVMLSKKAAADFTTKVSSLTAVTGAARGLSLGPGLTSVTKLIDDSQGSAFTWLYATYYRKLERERVNAATLELLTKRINAAQWCDKVQKSADEFAADPAVKKYKRA, encoded by the coding sequence ATGACATCTGGGATCAGCCGCCGCGGGCTGCTGCGGGGCGCGGCGGGGGTCGCCGCCGCGGGCACGATCGGCGGGTGCGCGATGGGCGGCGACGACGCCAAGGACACCGGCACCGGCGCCAAGGGCGAGGTCAGCGCGGCCAACCCGCTCGGTGTCAAGGACGACGCGCCCCTCGAAGTGGTGATCTTCAACGGCGGGTTCGGCGAGGAGTACGCCAAGGCGCACGAGGCGATGTACCGGGAGCGCTACCCGAAGGCGGAGATCAAGCACTCGGCCACCCAGCAGATCGCCGAGACCCTGCAGCCCCGCTTCGTCGCCGGGGATCCGCCGGACGTCGTGGACAACTCCGGCGGCAGCCAGATCGACTTCAACGGGCTGGTCTCGCAGGGCGCGCTGACCGACCTCGGGGCGCTGCTCGACGCGCCCAGCCTGGACGATCCGTCGACGAAGGTCCGCGACACCCTGCTGCCCGGGATCGTCGACGTCGGGTCGTACGACGGGAAGTTCCTCGCGCTGAACTACACCTACTCGGCGTACGGCATCTGGTACTCGCGCAAGCTGTTCCAGGCCAAGGGCTGGGAGTACCCGAGGACCTGGCCCGAGATGATCGCGCTGTGCAAGAAGATCAAGGCGGCCGGGATCGCGCCGTGGGCGTACACCGGCGTGCACGCCCGCTACATGAGCTGGCCGATCCTGACCGCGGCCGCCAAGCTCGGCGGCCTCGAGGTGATCAAGGCGATCGACAACCTGGAGCCGGGCGCCTGGAAGAGCGACGCGGTGCGGGCCGCCGCCGAGGCGTACTACCAGCTCGCCGTCGACGGGTTCCTGCAGCCGGGCGCCGAGGGGATGGACCACATCCAGGCGCAGACCGAGTGGGCCCGCGGGCACGCCGCGTTCATCTCCTGCGGATCGTGGCTGGAGAACGAGATGAAAGCGGTCACCCCGCCCGGCTTCGACATGGCCGTCGCGCCGACGCCGAGCCTCACCACCGGCGACAAGATGTCCTACGCGGCGTTCCGCGGCACCGGGGGTGAACCGTTCATCGTCCCGGCCAAAGGCAAGAACGTCCGGGGCGGCATGGAATACCTTCGCGTCATGCTCTCCAAGAAGGCCGCCGCCGACTTCACCACCAAGGTCAGCAGCCTCACCGCGGTCACCGGCGCCGCGCGGGGCCTGTCCCTCGGTCCCGGCCTGACCTCGGTCACCAAGCTGATCGACGACTCCCAGGGCTCGGCGTTCACCTGGCTGTACGCCACGTACTACCGCAAGCTGGAGCGCGAGCGGGTCAACGCGGCCACCCTGGAGCTGCTCACCAAGCGGATCAACGCCGCCCAGTGGTGCGACAAGGTGCAGAAGTCCGCCGACGAGTTCGCCGCCGACCCCGCGGTCAAGAAGTACAAGCGGGCCTGA